GCGCTGGAGCGAAACGCACTCGCTCGACGATGCGCCGCGGCCGGGTGCGCCGCGGCGTTTTTCCCCCTGAGGTGCAAGTTCAAGTCACTGCCACCGCCTGCTCGCTGCCCCGCACGCAGGGCGTGCCGCTCGCGCGCTGGAGTCGAGCCGAACTGGCTCGACGCGTGGCCGCTGCTTGCTCTGGGAGCGGCGTGTCGGCCAGTACTGTCGGCCGCTGGTTGCTCTCTGAGCGCCTCCGGCCCTGGCGCTACCGCTCCTGGCAACATATCCACGATCCCAGCACGTTTCTGGAGCGGGCACGACCGATCTTGCAGCTGTATGAGGCTGCGCGGCTGTTGCTCTCGCGCGGCACGTGGGTGGTGTGTGTCGATGAGAAAACCTCCATCCAAGCGCGTCAAGCCGAGATGGCGCCGCGGCCGAGCATCCGCCGCCACTGTCTGCGCCAATCGCCGCGCTACACCCGTCGCGGTGCACGGCATTTGATCGCGGGACTGAGCGTGGCGGACGGAGAGGTTATGGGGTGCTGTACGACACGCAAACGCTTTGTGGACTTCCAGACCTTCATCGCAACGGTGCTGGTGAAGGAGGCACAGCGGCGCGGGGTGCAGACAATCGCGCTGATCGTGGACAATGGCCCGACCCACGCACCCAAGCAACTGGAGGACTGGCTGAGAGAGCAGGCTGAGCAGCAGGGTTGGGGCCTGACGTTCCAAGTCTACTGGCTG
The window above is part of the Candidatus Eisenbacteria bacterium genome. Proteins encoded here:
- a CDS encoding IS630 family transposase, with translation MPPTLAPLIESCANGGGAGAKRTRSTMRRGRVRRGVFPPEVQVQVTATACSLPRTQGVPLARWSRAELARRVAAACSGSGVSASTVGRWLLSERLRPWRYRSWQHIHDPSTFLERARPILQLYEAARLLLSRGTWVVCVDEKTSIQARQAEMAPRPSIRRHCLRQSPRYTRRGARHLIAGLSVADGEVMGCCTTRKRFVDFQTFIATVLVKEAQRRGVQTIALIVDNGPTHAPKQLEDWLREQAEQQGWGLTFQVYWLPKNASWLDQIEIWFSILQRKLLQPNHFSSTTELEQAIADFIAYYNQTAKPIKWSYTVDKLERKLGSLL